A part of Fibrobacter sp. UWB15 genomic DNA contains:
- a CDS encoding N-6 DNA methylase: protein MFEQTFNNIDDILWKEGGCSNELDYVEQTSWVLFLKYLDNLEAEREEEAELKGETYERIIEKKFRWNTWAAPKTKNGEPDHAKALTGDDLTDFVNNKLFPYLKKFKETATTPQSLEYKIGEIFGELRNKITSGYNLREILWYADALSFQSSEDKHEMSHLYEDKIRRMGNAGRNGGEYYTPRPLIRTIVRIIDPKIGETVLDPACGSAGFLCEAYAYMKQKVKSVADRETLQKKTFYGQEKKGLAYIIGIMNMILHGVNAPNILHTNTLSENMANVEQKMRKDVIIANPPFGGKERAEVQQNFPIKTSETAYLFMQYFVKLLKAGGRAGIVIKNTFLSNTDNASVMLRKELLENCDLHTILDLPSGVFTGAGVKTVVLFFEKGRPTEKIWYYQPDFGRNLGKTNPLTEDDLAEFVKLQKKKTDSEKSWTVNVKDLNPETYDLSVKNPNKKTEVELRDAKTIIKEMQSLDEENRKILAKLSI, encoded by the coding sequence ATGTTTGAGCAGACTTTTAACAATATCGATGACATCCTCTGGAAAGAGGGTGGTTGCAGCAACGAACTGGATTACGTGGAGCAGACCTCGTGGGTCCTGTTCCTCAAGTACTTGGACAACCTCGAAGCCGAGCGCGAAGAAGAAGCCGAACTCAAGGGCGAAACCTACGAACGGATTATCGAAAAGAAGTTCCGCTGGAACACCTGGGCCGCCCCGAAAACAAAGAATGGCGAACCTGACCACGCCAAGGCTCTCACCGGCGACGACCTCACGGATTTCGTGAACAACAAGCTGTTCCCTTACCTCAAAAAGTTTAAGGAAACCGCCACCACGCCGCAATCGCTGGAATACAAGATTGGCGAAATCTTCGGTGAACTCCGCAACAAAATAACGAGCGGCTACAACCTCCGCGAAATCCTGTGGTATGCCGACGCGCTGAGTTTCCAGAGTAGCGAAGACAAGCACGAGATGAGCCACCTGTACGAAGACAAAATCCGCAGGATGGGCAACGCAGGCCGTAACGGGGGCGAATACTACACGCCGCGTCCGCTTATCCGCACCATCGTCCGCATCATCGACCCGAAAATCGGCGAGACCGTGCTTGACCCGGCTTGCGGAAGTGCAGGGTTCCTTTGCGAAGCCTACGCCTACATGAAGCAAAAAGTCAAGAGTGTTGCCGACAGGGAAACCTTGCAGAAGAAAACCTTCTATGGACAAGAGAAAAAAGGCCTTGCTTACATCATCGGCATCATGAACATGATTTTGCACGGCGTGAACGCCCCGAACATTTTGCACACGAATACCTTGTCCGAAAACATGGCGAACGTGGAACAGAAAATGCGGAAAGACGTCATTATCGCGAACCCGCCCTTCGGTGGCAAGGAACGCGCCGAGGTCCAGCAGAATTTTCCCATCAAGACAAGCGAAACTGCCTACCTCTTTATGCAGTATTTTGTCAAGCTGCTCAAGGCGGGCGGCCGCGCGGGCATCGTCATCAAGAACACCTTCCTTTCGAACACCGACAACGCGTCGGTCATGTTGCGCAAGGAACTCCTGGAAAACTGCGACCTGCACACGATTCTCGATTTGCCAAGCGGCGTGTTTACAGGAGCAGGCGTAAAGACCGTGGTGCTCTTCTTCGAAAAGGGGCGCCCCACCGAAAAAATCTGGTACTACCAGCCGGACTTTGGCCGCAACCTGGGCAAGACGAACCCGCTTACCGAAGATGACCTTGCGGAATTCGTGAAGTTGCAGAAGAAAAAGACTGACAGCGAAAAATCGTGGACCGTGAACGTCAAGGATTTGAACCCCGAAACATATGATCTCTCGGTGAAAAATCCCAACAAGAAAACCGAAGTCGAACTCCGCGACGCCAAAACCATCATCAAGGAAATGCAGAGTTTAGACGAAGAAAACAGGAAAATCCTCGCCAAATTGTCGATATGA
- a CDS encoding flavodoxin family protein: MKKVLVLSSSLRKGSNSETLAQEFAKGAAEAGNKVEFESLRGKKIGFCMGCLACQKKGKCVIKDDAPAITKKMESADVIVFATPIYYYEMSGQLKTMLDRANSLYSSDYKFREIYLLTSAADTDAKAMNIAKRGIGGWIACFDGVKLKGALCATGAESAGDVKKNSALLKKAFAMGKKV, translated from the coding sequence ATGAAAAAAGTATTGGTCTTGTCCAGCAGCTTGCGCAAGGGGAGCAACTCCGAAACCCTGGCGCAGGAGTTCGCGAAGGGTGCCGCCGAGGCGGGCAACAAGGTGGAATTCGAGTCGCTACGCGGCAAGAAGATCGGTTTTTGCATGGGCTGCCTCGCTTGCCAGAAGAAGGGCAAATGCGTCATCAAGGACGACGCTCCCGCCATCACCAAGAAGATGGAATCGGCGGACGTCATCGTATTCGCAACACCGATTTACTATTACGAGATGAGCGGCCAGCTCAAGACGATGCTCGACCGCGCGAATTCCCTCTATTCCAGCGATTACAAGTTCCGCGAGATTTACCTGCTCACTTCTGCCGCCGACACCGACGCGAAGGCCATGAACATCGCGAAGCGCGGCATTGGCGGGTGGATTGCCTGTTTCGACGGCGTGAAGCTCAAGGGCGCCCTCTGCGCTACGGGTGCTGAAAGCGCAGGCGACGTCAAGAAGAATTCCGCGCTCCTGAAAAAGGCGTTCGCCATGGGAAAGAAAGTTTAA
- a CDS encoding ATP-binding protein: MNDAFIYGYAVEGENFTDREAETKRLKANFEHGVNTLLISNRRIGKTSLVRHVGRLVNPKKATVVYLDIFDCRSEYDFYNKLATAVLQQTSSKIDSILQNAKNFLSRVSPKISMGPDPTSEFSLSLGITPKENAPEQILELAENIAKKQKKRIVVCIDEFQQIGEFPDSLSVQKRLRGAWQLQHNVSYCLFGSKKHLLTNIFQNKSMPFYQFGDAIYLGVISTENWVPFICDKFKKHGLRIDKEQASRICGEVENYSSYVQQLAWLVMLHTEREVTSEIIDTAVNELIAQNAALFMQQTEGLSSYQMNMLRAIAAGIHNGFLSQEVLETYRLGTKSNIPRIKKALIDRDIVEQRETGLYISDPIFNKWFKRF, translated from the coding sequence ATGAACGACGCTTTTATATATGGTTATGCGGTTGAGGGCGAAAACTTTACGGATCGCGAAGCTGAGACCAAAAGGCTCAAGGCGAATTTTGAGCACGGGGTAAACACCTTGCTTATCTCTAATCGTCGTATCGGCAAGACATCTCTGGTTCGCCATGTCGGCCGCTTGGTGAATCCGAAAAAGGCCACAGTCGTCTATTTGGACATTTTTGACTGTCGCAGCGAATACGATTTCTACAATAAACTTGCGACCGCAGTTTTGCAGCAGACTTCGTCAAAGATTGATTCTATCCTGCAAAATGCGAAGAATTTTTTGAGCCGGGTTTCGCCTAAAATCAGCATGGGGCCGGATCCGACGTCTGAGTTTTCGCTTTCGCTGGGTATCACTCCGAAGGAAAACGCTCCCGAGCAAATTTTGGAATTGGCCGAAAATATTGCGAAAAAGCAAAAGAAACGCATCGTTGTTTGCATCGACGAGTTTCAACAGATTGGCGAGTTTCCGGATTCGCTCTCTGTCCAGAAACGGCTTCGCGGTGCATGGCAGTTGCAGCATAACGTTTCGTATTGTCTTTTTGGCAGCAAAAAGCACCTGCTCACAAACATCTTCCAGAACAAGAGCATGCCATTCTATCAGTTTGGCGACGCGATTTACCTGGGTGTCATTTCTACCGAAAATTGGGTTCCCTTTATCTGCGATAAGTTCAAGAAGCATGGACTTCGTATCGACAAGGAACAGGCTTCAAGAATTTGTGGCGAAGTGGAAAATTATTCTTCTTACGTACAACAGCTTGCATGGTTGGTTATGCTGCACACGGAACGCGAAGTTACTTCTGAAATAATTGATACCGCCGTGAATGAACTTATCGCCCAGAATGCGGCGCTCTTTATGCAGCAGACGGAGGGGCTTTCCAGTTACCAGATGAACATGCTCCGGGCGATTGCCGCGGGAATTCATAACGGTTTCCTGTCGCAGGAGGTGCTGGAGACTTATCGCCTCGGGACTAAATCGAATATTCCCCGAATAAAGAAGGCCCTGATAGACCGAGATATAGTAGAACAGCGCGAAACTGGTCTCTATATCAGCGACCCCATATTCAACAAGTGGTTTAAAAGGTTTTAA
- a CDS encoding restriction endonuclease subunit S, with the protein MSKWEWKEFEDCIERVKYTTKIPSKDYLQEGEFPIVSQEDCLISGYWNDRIDLFKVTKPIVIFGDHTKVLKYIDFDFVLGADGVKILCPKDYLNAHFFFYFLKSVNFDNLGYARHYRLLKELSVPIPPLSEQKRIVKFLDEEFSKIETLKTNAETNLKNAKELFETTLEKELNPLSRHSERSEESCAELPSGWEWKKMRDVCDVRDGTHDSPKYHKEGYPLVTSKNLKNGLIDVDNVKYISKEDYEAINKRSKVCVGDILFAMIGTIGNAVLVSEEPCYAIKNVALFKKSTLINPKFLQYILNSSFILEKMQQEAKGTTQRFVGLDYLRSFQIPLPPLSVQKEIVARLDKLSENVKRLEANYKQIIANCDELKKTILKQTFQGGN; encoded by the coding sequence ATGAGCAAATGGGAATGGAAAGAATTTGAAGATTGTATAGAACGTGTCAAGTATACGACAAAAATCCCTAGCAAAGATTACTTGCAAGAGGGCGAATTCCCTATTGTGTCACAAGAAGATTGTTTGATTTCTGGATATTGGAACGATAGAATTGATTTGTTCAAAGTAACAAAGCCGATTGTAATTTTTGGAGACCATACAAAGGTTTTGAAATATATTGACTTTGATTTTGTTCTTGGCGCAGATGGTGTGAAAATCTTATGCCCGAAAGATTATCTTAATGCTCACTTTTTCTTCTATTTTCTAAAAAGTGTGAACTTTGATAATTTAGGATACGCCCGTCATTACAGATTATTAAAAGAATTGTCAGTTCCCATTCCCCCTCTTTCGGAACAGAAACGCATAGTCAAATTCCTTGACGAAGAATTCTCAAAAATAGAAACGCTCAAAACAAACGCCGAAACTAACCTCAAAAACGCCAAGGAACTATTCGAAACCACCCTTGAAAAAGAACTTAACCCACTATCACGTCATTCTGAGCGTAGCGAAGAATCCTGTGCAGAATTGCCCTCCGGCTGGGAATGGAAAAAAATGAGAGATGTGTGTGATGTCCGAGATGGAACTCATGATTCTCCCAAATACCATAAAGAGGGGTATCCTTTAGTTACTTCAAAAAATTTGAAGAATGGTTTGATTGATGTTGATAATGTGAAATATATCTCAAAAGAAGATTATGAGGCTATCAATAAGCGGAGTAAAGTTTGTGTTGGTGATATTTTATTCGCTATGATAGGAACAATTGGAAATGCGGTCCTTGTGTCGGAAGAACCTTGTTATGCTATAAAAAATGTTGCTCTTTTCAAAAAATCAACATTGATTAATCCGAAATTTTTACAGTATATTCTTAATTCATCATTTATTCTTGAAAAAATGCAACAAGAGGCTAAAGGAACAACCCAACGTTTTGTTGGTTTGGATTACTTAAGATCTTTCCAAATTCCTCTTCCCCCTCTTTCCGTCCAAAAAGAAATTGTTGCTCGCCTAGATAAACTTTCCGAAAACGTCAAGCGCCTCGAAGCGAACTACAAGCAAATCATCGCCAACTGCGACGAACTCAAAAAAACAATCCTCAAACAAACCTTCCAAGGAGGTAACTGA
- a CDS encoding GNAT family N-acetyltransferase, whose protein sequence is MIKIEGYSTKYINDAIEIWNDIVEDGIAFPQKDALDPQTGDAFFKSQSFTGIAIDADSGEVVGLYILHPNNVGRCGHISNASYAVKKNKRGQHIGEFLVKDCLAKAKEIGFRILQFNAVVATNTSALKLYKKLGFTQLGVIPKGFLLKNGSYEDIIPHYIEV, encoded by the coding sequence ATGATTAAAATTGAAGGATACAGTACAAAGTATATCAACGACGCGATTGAAATCTGGAACGACATCGTCGAAGACGGAATCGCGTTCCCTCAGAAAGATGCGCTTGACCCGCAGACGGGTGACGCCTTTTTCAAGTCGCAGTCGTTCACGGGAATCGCTATCGATGCAGATTCCGGCGAAGTGGTCGGGCTGTACATTCTCCACCCGAACAATGTCGGGCGCTGCGGGCATATTTCGAATGCAAGCTATGCGGTCAAGAAGAACAAGCGTGGCCAGCATATCGGCGAATTTCTCGTGAAGGATTGCCTCGCAAAAGCTAAAGAAATCGGTTTCAGGATTTTGCAGTTCAATGCGGTTGTCGCGACAAACACATCAGCCTTAAAACTGTACAAAAAACTCGGTTTTACGCAGCTCGGCGTGATCCCCAAGGGATTTTTGCTCAAAAACGGGAGCTACGAGGACATCATCCCGCACTATATTGAAGTTTAA
- a CDS encoding LysR family transcriptional regulator translates to MELRVLRYFLEAARLGNVSRAADNLCVTQPTVSRQLKELEEELGEKLFERTNYAIRLTPAGELLRERAEDILSMADRTVQDFKSLKEDEVVGEIAIACAESRNVNFLSKCIAILRDDYPKIKYNLYSGDSERALEKLDKGIFDFAVVVDNVDLEKYNCLAVRSVDRWGVVMRRDDPLTRRDFIEPKDLLDKPLLASRQAMVADLPKWFGDDISKLNVIVGLDLSYNGSVLAKEGTGYLLTFDGLVDTSRSSRLCFRPLMPELTTNMYIIWRRGQQFTRAGELFLDTLRHVLGE, encoded by the coding sequence ATGGAACTTCGAGTTTTGCGGTATTTTCTGGAGGCAGCGCGGTTGGGGAATGTCTCGCGCGCGGCGGATAATCTTTGCGTGACGCAGCCGACGGTGAGTCGCCAGCTCAAGGAGTTGGAGGAGGAACTGGGCGAGAAGCTTTTCGAGCGCACGAACTATGCGATTCGGCTGACGCCTGCGGGTGAACTCTTGCGGGAGCGTGCGGAGGATATCCTTTCGATGGCCGACAGGACGGTGCAGGATTTCAAGTCGCTGAAGGAAGACGAGGTGGTGGGTGAAATCGCCATTGCCTGCGCGGAATCGCGGAACGTGAACTTTCTTTCGAAGTGCATCGCAATTCTCCGGGACGACTATCCGAAGATTAAGTACAACTTATATTCGGGCGACAGCGAGCGCGCCCTGGAAAAGCTGGACAAGGGCATTTTTGATTTCGCGGTGGTTGTAGATAACGTCGATTTGGAAAAGTACAACTGCCTTGCGGTGCGTTCGGTGGACCGCTGGGGCGTGGTGATGCGTCGTGACGACCCTTTGACCAGGCGGGATTTCATCGAGCCGAAGGACTTGCTCGACAAGCCGCTGCTGGCGTCGCGCCAGGCTATGGTGGCGGATTTGCCTAAATGGTTCGGCGACGATATTTCGAAGCTGAACGTGATTGTGGGGCTGGATCTTTCGTACAACGGTTCGGTGCTTGCCAAAGAGGGCACGGGCTACCTGCTCACTTTCGACGGCCTGGTGGATACGAGCCGCAGTTCGCGTCTGTGCTTCAGGCCGCTCATGCCCGAACTCACCACCAACATGTACATCATTTGGCGGCGGGGCCAGCAGTTCACGCGGGCGGGCGAACTTTTCCTCGACACGCTCCGGCACGTGCTGGGGGAATAA
- a CDS encoding alpha/beta hydrolase, producing MKSRFFKAALAVASACTLMACTPATETAPAAQQTKEENMNKLTLTAEWDKVFPKSDKVEHSKVTFKNHFGIELAADMFVPKDTSLKVNGKFPAIAISGPFGAVKEQSSGLYAQQMAERGFLTIAFDPSFTGESGGEPRYMNSPDINTEDFMASVDFLSTRDNVDPERIGIIGICGWGGMAINAAGIDTRVKATVASTMYDMSRVSANGYFDAANNADARNEARKALMAQRTKDFKNGTYDLAGGVVDPLPDDAPYFVKDYYAYYKTPRGYHKRSLNSNKGWAASAGTSLMNTKLLAYADEIRNPVLIIHGEKAHSRYFGEGAFEKMTGKKADVPAKLDATKNWSKTVGNKELLVIPGASHVDLYDNLEKIPFEKLNEFFKANLK from the coding sequence ATGAAATCCAGATTCTTTAAAGCGGCGCTTGCCGTGGCTTCCGCATGCACCCTGATGGCATGCACCCCCGCAACAGAAACTGCTCCTGCAGCACAACAGACAAAGGAAGAAAATATGAACAAGCTCACGCTCACCGCCGAATGGGATAAGGTATTCCCCAAGAGCGACAAGGTCGAACATTCCAAGGTCACTTTCAAGAACCACTTTGGCATTGAACTCGCCGCCGACATGTTCGTGCCCAAGGACACGAGCCTCAAGGTGAACGGCAAGTTCCCCGCCATCGCAATCTCGGGCCCGTTCGGTGCCGTCAAGGAACAGTCCAGCGGCCTATACGCCCAGCAGATGGCGGAACGCGGATTCCTGACCATCGCATTCGACCCGAGCTTCACCGGCGAATCGGGCGGCGAGCCGCGCTACATGAACAGCCCGGACATCAACACCGAAGACTTCATGGCGTCCGTGGACTTTCTCTCGACCCGCGACAACGTTGACCCGGAACGAATCGGCATCATCGGCATTTGCGGCTGGGGCGGCATGGCGATTAATGCTGCCGGCATCGATACCCGTGTAAAGGCGACGGTTGCATCCACCATGTACGACATGAGCCGCGTATCCGCAAATGGCTACTTCGATGCGGCAAACAACGCCGACGCCCGCAACGAGGCCCGAAAGGCTTTGATGGCCCAGCGCACCAAGGATTTCAAAAACGGCACCTACGACCTGGCCGGCGGCGTGGTGGACCCGCTCCCGGACGACGCACCTTACTTTGTCAAGGATTACTACGCCTACTACAAGACCCCCCGCGGCTACCACAAGCGATCCCTCAACAGCAACAAGGGCTGGGCCGCCTCCGCAGGCACTTCGCTCATGAACACCAAGCTCCTCGCGTACGCTGACGAAATCCGTAACCCGGTGCTCATCATCCACGGCGAAAAGGCCCACAGCCGCTACTTCGGCGAAGGCGCATTCGAAAAGATGACCGGCAAGAAGGCGGACGTTCCCGCAAAACTCGACGCCACCAAGAACTGGAGCAAGACCGTCGGCAACAAGGAACTCCTCGTTATCCCCGGAGCCTCCCACGTGGACCTCTACGACAACCTGGAAAAAATCCCCTTCGAAAAGCTGAACGAATTCTTCAAGGCGAACTTGAAGTAA
- the hsdR gene encoding EcoAI/FtnUII family type I restriction enzme subunit R, translating into MNESDTRRKKIDPKLKEALWEVTPDSAIYTEQSAYEIAPGRIGHAERNPKKIDYLLVYKGIKIAIVEAKKDELDVSEGVPQAKEYAERMNIRFTYSCNGDKIWAIDMQTGEEGFIDAFPTPQELWERLYPENNPLRDKLNAVPFNRDGGKSPRYYQEIAVNNVMDAISRKQDRILLTLATGTGKTYIAFQICWKIFKAKWNVDGTERLPRILFLADRNILSNQALNDFGQFDENAMCRITPESIAKAKGVPKGPSIYFSIFQTMMTSLNGKFVYENYPEDFFDLVIIDECHRGAANDESRWRDILDYFQRAYHLGLTATPKKKENANTYEYFGKPVYVYSLKQGIEDGFLTPYRVRISSSNIDTYVYESDDDVESGEVDPNKIYTEDDFYHGNIKIRDRDEFRVEEFLKQIDPDEKTIVFGATQAHAAILRDMINQHSRKPNVNYCKRVTSDDGDKGEADLKTFQDNEKLLPTILTTSQKLSTGVDAKNVRNIVLMRPVNNIIEFKQIIGRGTRLFDGKYFFTIYDFVGASRNFSDPEWDGEPIVDTPEPPDGGKPDGGDGSSGGPRKPKPCKICGNLPCTCDANMKEKNCVEIKLSDGHILRLRAQWQEKFMFDGELITLEQFIKILFGKIPEFFKDSKDLRARWSDPTTREALLQNLSDNGFSKERLRQVQALTQNEKCDLLDVLELIAYNKSPMERAERVRLMHEEILNEITEKQVPFMEFVLQQYVENGVDELSLNQLPELVKLKYGTIKDACDKMGVTGKDLKKLFTDFQKTLYVA; encoded by the coding sequence ATGAACGAGTCCGATACCAGAAGAAAGAAGATTGACCCCAAGCTGAAAGAAGCCTTATGGGAAGTGACGCCGGACAGCGCCATTTATACGGAGCAGTCCGCTTATGAGATTGCGCCGGGGCGAATCGGCCATGCTGAACGCAACCCCAAGAAAATCGACTACCTTCTGGTTTATAAGGGAATCAAGATTGCCATTGTCGAGGCGAAAAAGGATGAACTCGATGTAAGCGAGGGTGTGCCGCAAGCCAAGGAATATGCGGAACGCATGAACATCCGCTTCACGTATTCCTGCAACGGCGATAAAATCTGGGCAATCGACATGCAGACGGGTGAGGAAGGCTTTATCGATGCATTCCCGACACCGCAGGAACTCTGGGAACGACTTTATCCTGAAAACAATCCGCTCCGCGACAAGCTGAATGCAGTTCCGTTCAACAGGGATGGCGGCAAGTCTCCCCGCTACTATCAGGAAATCGCCGTCAATAACGTCATGGATGCCATTTCCCGAAAGCAGGACCGTATCTTGCTCACGCTTGCTACGGGAACGGGCAAAACCTATATCGCCTTCCAAATCTGCTGGAAAATCTTCAAGGCGAAATGGAATGTCGATGGAACGGAACGCTTGCCGCGCATCTTGTTCCTTGCCGACCGCAATATCCTCTCGAATCAGGCCCTCAATGATTTCGGACAATTTGACGAAAATGCCATGTGTCGCATTACGCCGGAATCCATTGCCAAGGCAAAAGGGGTGCCGAAGGGCCCGAGCATCTATTTCAGTATTTTCCAGACGATGATGACCTCGTTGAATGGAAAATTCGTTTATGAAAATTACCCCGAAGATTTTTTTGATCTTGTCATCATCGATGAATGCCATCGCGGTGCCGCCAATGACGAAAGCCGCTGGCGTGATATCCTCGATTATTTCCAACGGGCGTATCACTTGGGCCTGACGGCAACTCCCAAGAAAAAGGAAAATGCCAATACTTACGAGTATTTCGGAAAGCCCGTCTATGTCTATTCGCTGAAGCAGGGAATTGAAGACGGCTTCTTGACGCCATACCGCGTCCGGATTTCTTCTAGCAATATTGATACTTATGTTTATGAATCTGATGACGATGTGGAAAGCGGCGAAGTAGATCCGAATAAGATTTACACCGAAGATGATTTTTATCATGGCAACATCAAGATTCGCGACCGTGATGAATTTAGGGTAGAAGAATTCCTGAAACAGATTGATCCCGACGAAAAAACGATTGTGTTCGGTGCGACTCAGGCTCATGCCGCTATTCTTCGCGACATGATAAACCAGCATTCGCGCAAACCCAACGTGAATTACTGCAAGCGAGTCACCAGTGACGATGGCGACAAGGGTGAAGCCGATTTGAAGACATTCCAGGACAACGAAAAACTGTTGCCCACGATTCTCACGACATCGCAAAAGCTTTCGACCGGTGTAGATGCCAAGAACGTCCGCAACATCGTGCTGATGCGGCCAGTGAACAACATCATCGAATTCAAGCAGATTATCGGTCGCGGTACAAGACTTTTCGACGGAAAGTATTTCTTCACGATTTACGATTTCGTTGGTGCGAGCAGGAACTTTAGCGACCCCGAGTGGGATGGCGAACCGATTGTAGATACGCCGGAACCGCCCGATGGTGGAAAACCTGATGGAGGCGACGGCTCTAGCGGCGGGCCACGCAAACCGAAACCCTGCAAAATCTGCGGCAATCTTCCGTGCACATGCGACGCAAACATGAAAGAAAAAAATTGCGTTGAAATTAAACTTTCTGATGGGCATATTTTGCGCTTGCGTGCCCAGTGGCAAGAAAAATTTATGTTCGATGGCGAACTCATAACGCTCGAACAGTTTATCAAAATCCTCTTCGGCAAGATTCCGGAGTTCTTCAAGGATAGTAAGGATTTGCGAGCCCGCTGGTCTGATCCCACAACCCGCGAAGCGTTGCTGCAGAACTTGAGCGACAACGGATTCAGCAAAGAAAGGCTCCGCCAAGTGCAGGCCTTGACGCAGAACGAAAAATGCGACCTGCTCGATGTGCTGGAACTCATCGCTTACAACAAAAGCCCCATGGAACGCGCTGAAAGAGTCCGCCTGATGCACGAAGAAATCCTGAACGAAATAACCGAAAAGCAAGTTCCCTTCATGGAATTTGTCTTGCAGCAGTATGTGGAAAACGGAGTCGATGAACTCTCGCTGAACCAGTTGCCCGAACTCGTCAAACTCAAGTACGGCACCATCAAGGACGCCTGCGATAAAATGGGCGTGACCGGCAAGGATTTGAAGAAGCTCTTTACCGATTTTCAGAAAACGTTGTACGTAGCGTAG
- a CDS encoding YhcG family protein, with translation MAKKVANHREDALYSQIASILEQNRKSVAVAVNTAMVRTYYEIGRSIVENEQKGSVRAEYGKEVLKNLSARLTTNYGKGFSQRNLEQMRQFFLIYSKEISQTVSAEFTLGYSHYLFLMRIDNPNERKFYEIEAKNSNWSLRELKRQFDSALYERLAVSKDKESVRELSKKGCIVESPADIVKDPYILEFLGLPEQSEYSETELESKLIDKLESFLLELGKGYTFVGRQSRITLDEKHFFVDLVLYNRLLQCFVLVDLKIGELTHQDLGQMQMYVHYYDRFVKLPHENNTIGIVLCKKKSDSLVEITLPEGNSQIFASKYQTVLPNKEQLIELIEEK, from the coding sequence ATGGCTAAAAAAGTGGCTAATCATAGGGAAGACGCTCTTTATTCTCAAATTGCGTCGATTCTCGAACAGAACCGTAAGTCTGTTGCTGTTGCCGTTAATACGGCGATGGTACGCACGTATTACGAAATCGGCCGTTCGATTGTCGAAAACGAGCAGAAGGGTAGCGTCCGCGCGGAATACGGAAAGGAAGTCCTCAAAAATCTTTCTGCCAGACTTACCACGAATTATGGCAAGGGATTTTCGCAGAGAAACCTGGAGCAAATGCGTCAGTTTTTCTTGATTTACTCCAAGGAGATTTCGCAGACAGTGTCTGCGGAATTCACCCTCGGCTACTCCCATTACTTGTTTCTGATGCGTATTGATAATCCCAACGAACGGAAATTCTACGAAATTGAGGCAAAAAACTCGAATTGGAGCCTGCGGGAACTCAAAAGGCAGTTCGATTCCGCGCTTTATGAACGGCTCGCTGTAAGCAAGGATAAGGAGTCGGTGAGGGAACTGTCTAAAAAAGGGTGTATCGTGGAGTCTCCGGCGGACATTGTCAAGGATCCCTACATTTTGGAATTCTTGGGACTGCCGGAACAGTCCGAATATTCGGAAACCGAACTGGAAAGCAAGCTCATCGACAAGTTGGAGTCTTTTTTGCTTGAACTGGGAAAGGGGTATACTTTCGTGGGGCGGCAGTCGCGGATTACGCTGGACGAAAAGCATTTCTTTGTGGACCTGGTTCTTTACAACAGGCTGCTGCAGTGCTTTGTGTTGGTGGATCTGAAGATTGGCGAACTCACGCATCAGGATTTGGGCCAAATGCAGATGTATGTGCACTACTATGACCGCTTTGTAAAGCTTCCGCACGAAAATAACACTATCGGCATCGTTCTTTGCAAGAAAAAGTCGGACTCCCTTGTAGAAATCACTTTGCCCGAAGGCAATTCGCAGATTTTTGCCAGCAAGTATCAAACAGTGTTACCCAACAAGGAACAGCTGATAGAATTGATCGAAGAGAAGTAG